The following proteins are co-located in the Palaemon carinicauda isolate YSFRI2023 chromosome 3, ASM3689809v2, whole genome shotgun sequence genome:
- the LOC137637920 gene encoding uncharacterized protein: protein MDPEPTSIPFAENNGFFLIDCRRRAGVILVLLHAACPEILLGKEYLRNIRTQITSHTVPALNVSHQNLQWNLYLDADDVTELVAEHHDELTTDELKELHAMSEHMSDDEEGSEEVEHVLGSAHIRGVRKISRRGRLHRQIPFKEIAGLSCRFSIQ from the exons ATGGATCCTGAGCCAACCTCTATACCCTTTGCTGAAAATAACGGGTTCTTTTTGATTGATTGTCGGCGGCGTGCGggagtaattttggttttactccaTGCAG CTTGTCCTGAAATTCTATTGGGAAAAGAGTATTTGCGAAATATACGAACTCAAATAACTTCTCACACTGTTCCTGCTCTTAATGTTTCACATCAAaatctacagtggaacctctacctcgacgcagatgacgttacggaactcgtcgccgaacatcacgacgaacttaccacggatgagctcaaggaactccatgctatgtcggagcacatgagtgatgacgaggaagggagcgaggaggtagaacatgtgttaggttcggcgcatataagaggtgttaggaaaatatcaagacgtggtcgacttcatcgacaaataccattcaaagaaattgcaggtttgtcgtgtagatTCTCAAttcaatga